A window from Nothobranchius furzeri strain GRZ-AD chromosome 17, NfurGRZ-RIMD1, whole genome shotgun sequence encodes these proteins:
- the gadd45ga gene encoding growth arrest and DNA-damage-inducible, gamma a produces the protein MTLEEIRGQENTMENADRVQSAGAALEELLVAAKQQDFLTVGVYESAKVMNVDPDSVAFCVLATDEEYECDIALQIHFTLIQAFCFDNDINVVRVNDIERLADLVGADESGEPKDAHCILVTSPSANPWKDPALDKLSLFCEESRSAYDWVPTITLPER, from the exons atgactctggaagagatccGCGGACAAGAGAACACCATGGAAAACGCTGATAG AGTGCAAAGTGCAGGCGCAGCCCTGGAGGAGCTGCTGGTCGCTGCTAAGCAGCAGGACTTCCTGACCGTCGGAGTTTACGAGTCTGCTAAAGTCATGAATGT tgACCCAGACAGCGTGGCATTCTGTGTCCTCGCCACGGATGAGGAGTACGAGTGTGACATTGCGCTTCAGATCCACTTCACCCTCATCCAGGCTTTCTGCTTCGATAATGACATCAACGTGGTGCGCGTGAATGACATCGAGCGCCTGGCGGACCTCGTGGGTGCAGACGAGAGCGGCGAGCCCAAGGACGCGCACTGCATTCTTGTCACG AGCCCCAGTGCAAACCCATGGAAAGACCCTGCTCTGGACAAGCTGAGTCTGTTCTGCGAGGAAAGCCGCAGTGCATACGACTGGGTGCCCACCATAACCCTGCCAGAGCGCTGA